In one Gossypium hirsutum isolate 1008001.06 chromosome D09, Gossypium_hirsutum_v2.1, whole genome shotgun sequence genomic region, the following are encoded:
- the LOC121221171 gene encoding tubulin beta-8 chain has protein sequence MREILHIQGGQCGNQIGAKFWEVVCAEHGIDSTGRYQGDNDLQLERVNVYYNEASCGRFVPRAVLMDLEPGTMDSVRSGPYGQIFRPDNFVFGQSGAGNNWAKGHYTEGAELIDSVLDVVRKEAENCDCLQGFQVCHSLGGGTGSGMGTLLISKIREDYPDRMMLTFSVFPSPKVSDTVVEPYNATLSVHQLVENADECMVLDNEALYDICFRTLKLTTPSFGDLNHLISATMSGVTCCLRFPGQLNSDLRKLAVNLIPFPRLHFFMVGFAPLTSRGSQQYRALTVPELTQQMWDAKNMMCAADPRHGRYLTASAMFRGKMSTKEVDEQMINVQNKNSSYFVEWIPNNVKSTVCDIPPIGLKMASTFIGNSTSIQEMFRRVSEQFTAMFRRKAFLHWYTGEGMDEMEFTEAESNMNDLVSEYQQYQDATADEEYDYEEEDAEEDLQE, from the exons ATGCGTGAGATTCTTCATATTCAGGGAGGGCAGTGCGGCAACCAGATCGGTGCCAAGTTTTGGGAGGTGGTTTGCGCCGAGCACGGCATAGATTCAACGGGACGCTATCAAGGAGACAATGATTTGCAGCTGGAGCGCGTTAACGTTTACTACAATGAAGCGAGTTGCGGGAGGTTCGTTCCACGAGCCGTCCTTATGGACTTGGAGCCTGGCACTATGGATAGTGTTAGATCCGGGCCGTACGGGCAGATTTTCAGGCCTGACAACTTCGTTTTCGGCCAGTCCGGTGCAGGGAATAACTGGGCCAAGGGTCATTACACGGAAGGGGCTGAGTTGATCGACTCAGTGCTAGATGTGGTGAGGAAAGAAGCCGAAAACTGTGACTGCTTGCAAG GATTTCAAGTATGCCATTCATTGGGAGGAGGAACTGGATCGGGCATGGGAACACTTTTGATTTCCAAGATCCGAGAAGACTACCCAGACCGAATGATGCTCACTTTCTCTGTGTTCCCTTCCCCTAAGGTGTCTGACACTGTTGTCGAACCTTACAATGCTACTCTCTCTGTTCACCAGCTTGTTGAGAATGCAGATGAATGTATGGTTTTGGACAATGAAGCTTTATATGATATTTGCTTCCGTACACTGAAGCTCACTACTCCAAGCT TTGGAGACTTGAACCACTTGATTTCTGCCACCATGAGTGGTGTGACATGCTGCCTTCGTTTCCCTGGTCAATTAAACTCAGATCTACGCAAGCTTGCCGTCAATCTCATTCCATTCCCTCGCCTGCATTTCTTTATGGTTGGCTTTGCTCCCCTTACTTCTCGAGGGTCACAGCAATACAGGGCTCTTACTGTTCCCGAGCTCACTCAACAAATGTGGGATGCCAAAAACATGATGTGTGCTGCTGATCCTCGCCATGGGCGATACTTGACTGCTTCAGCCATGTTCCGTGGCAAGATGAGCACCAAGGAAGTTGATGAACAAATGATTAATGTCCAGAATAAGAACTCATCTTACTTTGTGGAGTGGATCCCCAATAATGTGAAGTCTACTGTTTGTGATATTCCTCCAATAGGCTTGAAGATGGCCTCAACGTTCATTGGAAACTCGACATCTATTCAGGAAATGTTCCGGAGAGTAAGTGAGCAGTTCACTGCCATGTTTCGCAGGAAGGCTTTCTTGCACTGGTATACTGGGGAGGGAATGGATGAGATGGAGTTTACGGAGGCTGAGAGCAACATGAACGATCTGGTTTCAGAGTACCAACAATATCAAGATGCAACAGCT